A section of the Rhodobacteraceae bacterium M382 genome encodes:
- a CDS encoding ABC transporter permease has protein sequence MLSLIQNVAARPSGAIGLILTLFHVGMALLAPVLAPYDPTMQDADAILLAPSTAHWMGTDTLGRDVFSRVIYGGRLAISVTFAAAVIATLWGGFAGIFFGTVGGRVDEYSMRIVDAFLSMPWLLFLLLIISIGGAGPVTIIPTLGFFYGVAVLRVVRGAAMQVAARDFVTAAKARGEKLWPIITREMFPNLSDILLVEGAMRWSWMLLAFSSLSFLGFGATPPTPDWGLMVAQERGLLSTAPWGVFWPCLALSSLIIGINLLADAVGKALGLDRATAIAV, from the coding sequence ATGCTGAGCCTCATTCAAAACGTGGCCGCGCGCCCTTCGGGGGCCATTGGCCTGATCCTCACCCTGTTTCATGTGGGTATGGCGCTGTTGGCACCTGTTCTGGCCCCTTATGATCCCACCATGCAGGATGCGGATGCAATTCTGTTGGCCCCTTCTACGGCCCATTGGATGGGCACCGATACGCTGGGCCGGGATGTGTTTTCCCGTGTGATCTATGGTGGGCGACTGGCGATTTCCGTGACCTTTGCGGCGGCTGTCATTGCAACGCTCTGGGGCGGGTTCGCCGGTATCTTTTTTGGCACCGTTGGCGGGCGCGTAGATGAATACTCGATGCGGATTGTTGATGCATTTTTGTCGATGCCATGGCTGCTGTTTTTGTTGTTGATCATCTCGATTGGTGGCGCAGGGCCGGTGACCATCATTCCGACACTGGGGTTCTTCTATGGCGTTGCGGTTTTGCGCGTGGTGCGCGGGGCGGCGATGCAAGTGGCGGCGCGGGACTTTGTCACCGCTGCCAAGGCACGGGGCGAAAAACTGTGGCCCATTATCACCCGCGAGATGTTCCCAAACCTGTCCGACATCCTGCTGGTCGAGGGAGCAATGCGATGGAGCTGGATGTTGCTGGCGTTCTCGTCCCTGTCGTTTCTGGGGTTTGGCGCCACGCCTCCTACGCCTGATTGGGGGCTGATGGTTGCACAGGAACGCGGACTTTTGTCGACGGCTCCGTGGGGGGTGTTCTGGCCCTGCCTGGCCCTGTCGTCGTTGATCATCGGGATCAATCTGCTGGCTGATGCTGTGGGCAAGGCGCTGGGCCTTGACCGTGCAACCGCCATTGCTGTGTGA
- a CDS encoding ABC transporter permease, with translation MPTLILRRFGFAAFTVAFVSIIMFLAVEALPGNVCTSFLQRFAQGPRLERCIEQQGLNRPAVVRYGEWVAGAAQGDFGYSLKKRKPINELIWERFRNTALLGGFAALLAIPLAIILGIAAGVRRDRPLDLSLSGAAMLAMTVPEFVTATALIYVFAITLQWFPAVTIISPGAGLMQMLPNIVLPVIVLSAVLIAHIMRMMRASVIDVMTSDYVQMARLKGVPERQIIWKHVVPNAMIPALNVIALTIAWLLAGVVVVEKVFNYPGLGTLMIQAIFDRDLPMVQAIALIFSVIYVGVNLLADLAAVALDPRLRRKGH, from the coding sequence ATGCCAACCCTCATTCTGCGCCGCTTTGGTTTTGCTGCGTTCACCGTTGCATTTGTCTCGATCATCATGTTTCTCGCCGTCGAGGCGCTGCCCGGCAACGTGTGTACCTCTTTCCTGCAACGGTTCGCACAGGGCCCCCGGTTAGAGCGCTGTATTGAACAACAGGGCCTGAACCGCCCGGCTGTGGTACGCTATGGCGAATGGGTGGCAGGGGCCGCACAGGGCGATTTCGGCTATTCCCTGAAGAAACGCAAACCCATCAACGAGCTGATCTGGGAGCGGTTCCGCAATACAGCCTTGTTGGGCGGATTTGCTGCGCTGCTGGCGATTCCGCTGGCGATCATATTGGGGATTGCTGCGGGGGTCCGACGCGATAGACCGCTGGATCTATCGTTGTCTGGGGCTGCAATGCTGGCAATGACAGTTCCCGAATTCGTGACCGCGACCGCTCTGATCTATGTTTTTGCCATCACGCTGCAATGGTTTCCGGCTGTAACCATCATCTCGCCCGGGGCGGGTTTGATGCAGATGCTGCCCAATATCGTGCTGCCCGTGATCGTTCTGAGCGCGGTTTTGATCGCCCATATCATGCGGATGATGCGGGCCAGCGTGATTGATGTGATGACCAGCGACTACGTGCAGATGGCGCGTTTGAAGGGGGTGCCTGAACGCCAAATCATCTGGAAACACGTTGTCCCGAACGCGATGATCCCGGCCCTAAATGTGATTGCTCTGACCATCGCCTGGTTGTTGGCCGGAGTCGTGGTGGTCGAAAAAGTCTTTAATTATCCCGGCCTTGGCACCTTGATGATCCAGGCCATTTTCGACCGCGATCTGCCAATGGTGCAGGCCATCGCACTGATTTTCTCGGTTATTTACGTGGGTGTGAACCTGCTGGCTGATCTTGCCGCGGTGGCCTTGGATCCCCGTTTGCGCCGCAAAGGACATTGA
- a CDS encoding ABC transporter substrate-binding protein has translation MKKSLLLSAAVALLGSAASAETLRIPHELGYGGSESIDPISPQRFYEAIQNVYSRLVRQGDDGRPSADLALSWEPTPDAKEWTFKLRPDVTFHNGSAFTAEDVAFSLMRTQSETIDSPTKGVMEVIDHVEVVDALTAKVVLKQTHADFPLLVMDYRIKMLDAETCGNDLDALCESGIGTGPYAMVGYDPLGTTTLKRFDNYYGGTVGTENMELIAIADQDARVAALQAGQIDFIYALSAEQVPLFANNPNFTVQSVPTGRWVGLVMNTQEAPFDDPRVRKAIRMTADRDALGKLVYGKGGYITSCDHPIWSGDQYRAEIECARDIEGAKALLAEAGYADGLTVELFVSDISEGAVKMAEVLQNQAKDAGITIELVPAPSDGYWGDVWMKEPFFATGWSQRPTDQILNEAYRSTATWNETGWNSAEFDTKLDAARGELDFDKRKALYGELQNELWETGGSFIPVHLNTVRAFSAKLSGIQPVEDFSIRYEDVVKSASGS, from the coding sequence ATGAAAAAGTCTCTCCTGCTTTCGGCAGCCGTTGCGCTGTTGGGCTCTGCAGCCTCCGCCGAAACGCTGCGTATTCCACATGAATTGGGGTATGGCGGATCTGAGTCGATCGACCCGATTTCGCCTCAGCGTTTTTACGAGGCTATCCAGAACGTATATTCGCGTTTGGTACGTCAGGGCGATGATGGTCGCCCTTCTGCCGATCTGGCGCTGAGCTGGGAGCCAACACCAGACGCCAAAGAGTGGACCTTTAAACTGCGCCCCGATGTGACGTTCCACAATGGCAGCGCCTTTACAGCCGAAGACGTGGCATTTTCTCTGATGCGCACCCAGTCTGAGACGATCGACAGCCCCACCAAAGGCGTGATGGAGGTCATCGACCACGTTGAGGTCGTCGACGCGCTGACCGCCAAAGTGGTTCTGAAACAAACCCACGCCGATTTCCCGCTGTTGGTCATGGATTACCGGATCAAGATGCTGGACGCCGAGACCTGTGGCAATGATCTGGATGCATTGTGCGAAAGCGGTATCGGCACTGGTCCCTATGCGATGGTGGGCTATGATCCGCTGGGCACAACGACGCTGAAGCGTTTTGACAACTACTATGGCGGCACTGTTGGTACCGAGAACATGGAACTGATCGCGATTGCAGATCAGGATGCCCGTGTTGCGGCGCTGCAAGCGGGGCAGATTGACTTTATCTACGCATTGTCGGCCGAACAGGTTCCGCTGTTTGCAAACAACCCGAATTTCACGGTTCAATCTGTTCCGACCGGCCGTTGGGTTGGGCTGGTGATGAACACCCAAGAAGCGCCGTTCGACGATCCACGTGTCCGCAAGGCGATTCGCATGACCGCTGATCGCGATGCTTTGGGCAAACTGGTTTATGGTAAGGGTGGCTATATCACCTCTTGTGACCATCCTATCTGGTCTGGCGACCAGTACCGCGCCGAAATCGAATGCGCCCGCGACATCGAAGGCGCCAAAGCGTTGCTGGCCGAAGCCGGGTATGCCGATGGTTTGACCGTTGAGCTGTTCGTTTCGGATATTTCCGAAGGGGCTGTGAAGATGGCCGAGGTTTTGCAAAACCAGGCCAAAGACGCCGGTATCACCATCGAACTGGTTCCTGCCCCTTCAGATGGATACTGGGGCGATGTCTGGATGAAAGAGCCATTCTTTGCCACAGGCTGGTCCCAGCGCCCAACCGATCAGATCCTCAATGAGGCCTATCGGTCAACCGCAACCTGGAACGAGACCGGGTGGAACAGTGCCGAGTTTGACACCAAACTGGACGCCGCGCGCGGCGAGCTGGATTTTGACAAGCGCAAGGCGCTGTATGGTGAGCTGCAGAACGAACTGTGGGAAACTGGCGGATCCTTCATCCCTGTCCACTTGAACACTGTGCGGGCCTTTAGTGCCAAACTGTCGGGCATCCAGCCGGTCGAAGACTTCTCGATCCGGTACGAAGACGTTGTGAAATCGGCGTCCGGTTCCTGA
- a CDS encoding polysaccharide pyruvyl transferase family protein translates to MITLLNAAPDTGNQGVSALCHSVVSGLTQRGATSVTVADHGRGRRRADWGYASVDLVGLTHNRRFWRGDSLRTAHALVRSGGGFSASARAVSRARAVLDISGGDSFTDIYGPKRFEAMVLTKKMALDAGVPLILLPQKLGPFQSPKLAKQAAEILRRSTAVWVRDAQSFEYLQTQLGADFDPSKHKLGVDVAVALPARKPANLAQDLWAWLTSTRSFSLAGLNVSGLLCNDVENARNAFGLAASHSDQVEAIARGLLSGHPNLRLLLISHVHKPETEMESDLAAARMLVQRLGPLATGRVRIVEERLNAMELKWVLAKLDWFAGARMHASIGAFSSGVPTLSLGYTDKAQGVFDECGIGQNVADLRRLTPGALADRAVASFAGRHVVREQLSMRLGSIHARATREMDCIAAQSGV, encoded by the coding sequence ATGATTACGTTATTGAACGCGGCCCCAGACACCGGAAACCAAGGTGTGAGCGCCCTGTGCCATTCGGTCGTATCCGGTTTGACGCAAAGAGGCGCAACATCTGTGACTGTTGCCGATCACGGGCGTGGTCGGCGGCGCGCTGATTGGGGCTACGCATCGGTTGATCTCGTGGGTTTGACGCACAATCGGCGGTTCTGGCGTGGGGATAGCCTTCGCACTGCACATGCATTGGTGCGTTCAGGTGGCGGTTTCAGCGCCTCGGCCCGGGCGGTTTCGCGCGCACGCGCAGTGCTGGATATTTCGGGCGGCGACAGCTTTACGGATATTTACGGCCCCAAACGCTTTGAGGCGATGGTCCTGACCAAAAAGATGGCGCTGGATGCAGGCGTTCCGTTGATCCTGCTGCCCCAGAAGCTGGGGCCGTTTCAATCGCCAAAACTGGCCAAGCAGGCCGCGGAAATCCTGCGCCGGTCCACGGCCGTTTGGGTCAGGGATGCGCAAAGCTTTGAGTATCTTCAAACCCAACTGGGTGCGGATTTTGATCCGTCAAAACACAAGCTTGGTGTTGATGTTGCTGTGGCTTTGCCTGCAAGAAAACCTGCCAATCTGGCGCAAGATCTGTGGGCTTGGCTGACCTCAACGCGGTCCTTTTCCCTCGCAGGGCTGAACGTGTCGGGGCTCTTGTGTAATGACGTGGAAAATGCGCGCAACGCGTTTGGCCTTGCAGCTTCGCACAGCGATCAGGTCGAAGCCATCGCGCGGGGCTTGCTGAGCGGTCACCCAAATCTGCGGCTTCTATTGATATCGCATGTCCACAAGCCGGAAACAGAGATGGAAAGCGATCTCGCCGCTGCCCGCATGCTGGTTCAAAGGCTGGGGCCTCTTGCCACGGGACGGGTGCGTATTGTCGAAGAACGCCTGAACGCGATGGAGCTGAAATGGGTTCTGGCGAAATTGGACTGGTTCGCCGGTGCACGGATGCACGCAAGTATCGGTGCGTTTTCATCCGGCGTGCCGACGTTAAGTCTCGGCTACACCGACAAGGCGCAAGGTGTTTTTGACGAGTGCGGCATAGGCCAAAATGTCGCCGACCTGCGGCGCTTGACACCGGGTGCCTTGGCCGACCGTGCCGTGGCCTCGTTTGCTGGTCGCCACGTGGTCCGGGAACAGCTCTCGATGCGACTTGGAAGCATTCACGCGCGTGCCACACGCGAGATGGACTGCATCGCAGCCCAGTCCGGGGTCTGA
- a CDS encoding lipopolysaccharide biosynthesis protein, with protein MQRVSLTGRSLAWAVPIAAEAAALGRSIAFAWAIGADELGRAMMLVLTVRLVEMISDVGVDRLILQAPDGDEFKFQSALHGVAVLRGLIGGAVLLALASLLAAAFSDGPDAGTYATLAIIPVFRGLVHLDFRRTERWFSYARMACVECGATVVMVLCLVPALWIFEDHRAMSAVLIAHAMAFSVLSHLVATRVYQVRFCFRFLRRAWTFGAPLILNAGLMFLTFYADRLIVAHSFDWSVLALYGVALQLAMLPAQIVGRAAGSLVLPRLRDALAADTFARIWPQALAAHVAIAICMVVGFTAFAPTLIALVYGGDFRPGPGLALALAMAGAFRILRTPYSQLAIAVGRTADPARANIVRVLALIPATIFAAAGLPLVMIAASAALGEAGATLRAYFLATEARRPTTSHEVLV; from the coding sequence ATGCAGCGCGTGTCGTTGACCGGCCGATCCCTGGCGTGGGCCGTGCCAATCGCGGCAGAGGCGGCTGCGCTGGGGCGCTCTATTGCGTTTGCATGGGCGATTGGAGCGGACGAGCTGGGACGCGCCATGATGCTGGTGCTGACCGTTCGACTGGTCGAAATGATCAGCGATGTGGGGGTGGATCGCCTGATCCTGCAAGCCCCGGACGGAGATGAGTTTAAGTTTCAATCTGCATTGCACGGTGTCGCGGTTTTACGTGGTCTGATTGGCGGAGCAGTCTTGTTGGCTTTGGCATCGCTGCTGGCAGCTGCCTTTTCCGACGGCCCTGACGCGGGCACCTATGCGACGCTGGCGATTATCCCGGTGTTTCGCGGTCTGGTGCATCTTGACTTCAGGCGCACGGAACGGTGGTTTTCTTATGCGCGCATGGCATGTGTCGAATGCGGAGCGACGGTTGTGATGGTTCTCTGCCTTGTTCCGGCTCTCTGGATTTTCGAAGACCATCGGGCGATGTCTGCCGTCCTGATCGCGCACGCCATGGCGTTTTCGGTGCTGTCCCACTTGGTGGCAACCCGGGTCTATCAGGTCCGTTTTTGTTTCCGTTTCCTGCGCCGTGCCTGGACCTTTGGCGCGCCCTTGATCCTGAATGCGGGATTGATGTTCCTGACCTTTTACGCGGACCGCCTGATCGTTGCGCACAGCTTTGACTGGAGTGTGCTGGCGCTTTACGGCGTCGCGCTTCAACTGGCGATGCTGCCCGCCCAGATCGTTGGCCGCGCAGCGGGTTCCCTGGTTTTGCCACGACTGCGGGACGCGCTCGCGGCTGATACCTTTGCGCGGATTTGGCCCCAAGCACTAGCGGCACATGTCGCCATTGCGATTTGCATGGTGGTTGGCTTTACAGCCTTTGCACCAACTCTCATCGCGCTGGTTTACGGCGGTGATTTTCGCCCGGGTCCAGGCCTGGCTTTGGCGCTCGCAATGGCCGGCGCATTTCGCATCCTGCGCACCCCGTATTCACAATTGGCGATCGCGGTTGGCCGCACCGCGGATCCGGCACGGGCCAACATCGTGCGGGTTTTGGCACTAATTCCGGCAACAATTTTTGCGGCGGCAGGGTTGCCATTGGTCATGATTGCCGCTTCGGCGGCACTGGGCGAAGCCGGGGCAACTTTGCGCGCGTATTTCCTGGCAACCGAAGCACGGCGTCCCACAACATCACACGAGGTTCTGGTATGA
- a CDS encoding Coenzyme F420 hydrogenase/dehydrogenase, beta subunit C-terminal domain, which produces MSTDPITSIVQRNLCTGCGACATGHDKFIKMVDDPENGRRPVVDPSPEGVRASHAAVKRCAGIGTDWGQLEIQDSIDQAWGPVLAVWEGCAQDPEIRHRGSSGGAVTALATHAVETGLAAGVVHIVGQKDDPRLNETVISRDRAGLLRGAGSRYAQASPAEALSEISARPESVVFVGKPCDVASVHKAASQDQELAGRIPLTIAIFCAGAPNLAATDRLLTRLGVPKQHTLTDLRYRGNGWPGLMQAKWKTPRGEQHTSDGISYGEGWGTILQASRRWRCRICADHTGAFADISVGDPWHTPPGGDTDAGRSLIVARTARGRLIVEAAIREGALIAAPAKRDVIARAQPNLLATNGAVWGRRAAMRMVGMSTPNDKGQKLFPFWMKLSTRQKAQSMLGTWKRVVRERLWRVVSISDRIR; this is translated from the coding sequence ATGAGCACGGATCCAATCACCTCCATCGTTCAACGCAACCTGTGTACGGGCTGCGGTGCCTGCGCGACCGGCCATGACAAGTTCATCAAAATGGTGGACGACCCTGAAAACGGTCGTCGTCCTGTTGTAGATCCATCTCCCGAAGGCGTGCGTGCATCGCACGCGGCAGTGAAACGCTGCGCCGGTATTGGAACGGATTGGGGGCAACTGGAGATCCAGGACAGTATCGATCAGGCATGGGGCCCCGTTCTGGCGGTCTGGGAGGGCTGCGCCCAGGATCCCGAGATCCGGCATCGCGGCTCTTCTGGTGGTGCTGTCACGGCCCTGGCAACACATGCGGTTGAAACCGGTCTGGCAGCAGGTGTCGTCCACATCGTCGGTCAAAAAGATGACCCGCGCCTGAATGAAACGGTGATCAGCCGGGATCGGGCCGGGCTGTTACGCGGGGCCGGGTCGCGATATGCACAAGCCAGTCCCGCCGAGGCGCTGAGTGAGATTTCCGCGCGCCCGGAGTCGGTGGTCTTTGTTGGGAAACCCTGCGATGTCGCGTCGGTTCACAAGGCTGCGTCACAGGACCAAGAGCTGGCAGGTCGCATTCCGCTGACCATCGCGATCTTCTGTGCTGGGGCACCTAATCTGGCCGCAACGGACCGGTTGCTGACACGTCTCGGAGTTCCCAAACAACACACACTCACGGACCTCAGGTATCGCGGAAACGGCTGGCCGGGTCTTATGCAAGCCAAGTGGAAAACGCCGCGCGGTGAACAGCACACCAGCGATGGTATTTCGTATGGCGAAGGCTGGGGCACAATCCTGCAAGCGAGCCGTCGCTGGCGATGCCGGATTTGCGCCGATCACACCGGTGCGTTTGCAGATATTTCCGTCGGCGACCCCTGGCACACGCCACCCGGCGGAGATACCGACGCCGGGCGTTCGCTGATCGTGGCGCGGACGGCGCGTGGTCGGCTTATTGTCGAGGCGGCGATCCGCGAGGGGGCGTTGATTGCCGCCCCTGCGAAACGTGACGTGATAGCGCGCGCGCAACCCAACCTGTTGGCGACGAATGGCGCGGTCTGGGGGCGCCGGGCGGCGATGCGGATGGTTGGCATGAGTACGCCAAATGACAAAGGCCAGAAGCTGTTTCCGTTCTGGATGAAACTGTCGACCAGGCAAAAAGCCCAGTCCATGCTGGGCACATGGAAGCGCGTGGTCAGAGAACGGCTTTGGCGGGTCGTTTCGATCTCGGATCGTATCCGATGA
- a CDS encoding acyltransferase translates to MTLGQALRSPSSENLTLLRIVLAVAVIVSHAWPLALGAGTGEPLEYLTGRSLGGWAVGVFFFLSGLLITGSAERNDVARFWQARVCRIFPGLAVALIVTASLALASGASTNLQQLTEWYLRAITLVSIEHRIPGAFALNPYPEVVNGPLWSLFHEVVAYALCAAFVLAGGTRRITLVIALVVVTTALAWGHNVLPGRLSTFAPLFAAFSWGMAAYVFRDRIRVNLFLALAGMTLALVLPWTIVTGVVAGGLVLLALRCPIFPPMKDVSYGLYIYGWPVAQTVVALLPGLSPEALAIISVIATYPLAWISWTYAESPGLTWRRVEV, encoded by the coding sequence ATGACTTTGGGACAGGCGCTGCGATCCCCAAGCAGCGAAAATCTGACCCTCTTGCGCATCGTGCTGGCGGTTGCGGTAATCGTCAGCCACGCATGGCCACTTGCGCTGGGTGCGGGAACGGGAGAGCCGCTGGAGTATCTGACCGGGCGCTCGCTTGGTGGGTGGGCCGTGGGCGTGTTCTTCTTTCTGTCGGGCCTGCTCATCACGGGGAGCGCTGAGCGCAACGACGTTGCACGATTTTGGCAAGCCAGGGTATGCCGAATTTTTCCGGGGCTGGCGGTGGCACTGATAGTGACGGCAAGCCTTGCATTGGCCAGCGGCGCGAGTACGAACTTACAACAGCTCACCGAATGGTATCTGCGGGCGATCACCCTTGTTTCAATTGAACACCGCATACCGGGTGCCTTTGCACTGAACCCGTATCCCGAGGTCGTCAACGGGCCGCTATGGAGCCTTTTTCACGAGGTGGTCGCCTATGCGCTTTGCGCTGCGTTTGTTTTGGCAGGTGGGACACGTCGGATCACCCTGGTCATCGCCTTGGTCGTTGTGACGACTGCGTTGGCGTGGGGTCATAACGTTCTGCCGGGGCGCCTTTCAACATTCGCGCCACTGTTTGCCGCCTTCTCCTGGGGGATGGCAGCATATGTGTTTCGGGATCGGATCAGGGTGAACCTGTTTCTGGCGCTGGCTGGAATGACGCTGGCACTTGTTCTCCCGTGGACCATTGTGACCGGAGTTGTCGCAGGCGGTCTGGTGTTATTGGCCCTGCGCTGCCCCATTTTTCCGCCAATGAAAGACGTCTCTTACGGACTGTACATCTATGGCTGGCCCGTGGCACAGACTGTCGTCGCGCTTTTGCCGGGGCTTTCCCCCGAGGCGCTGGCCATCATCAGCGTAATTGCCACCTATCCATTGGCTTGGATCAGCTGGACATACGCCGAGAGCCCCGGCCTGACGTGGCGCAGGGTGGAGGTCTGA
- a CDS encoding glycosyltransferase family 2 protein, producing MDLSIIIVNWNTKALLRDCLCTVERGLGQLHAEVLVVDNASTDGSPRMVRTEFPWVQLIESSRNMGFAGGNNAALRSASGRYVMLLNTDTLVRGTVLENAVAWMDAHPNAGIMGPRVLNADGSVQPSCSAFPSLRNLAMQTAGLTRFRQFDGYRMTGWDRCQERQVDVISGAAMFVRRSAVQNVGLLDEAFFFYGEETDWCRRFRHEGWDVVFAPIPEVTHFGNGSANKLNHRRDVLMTEGTTRLHLKHGGLAAAMICFVMLAAHNVSRAVFWAALGVLDRPGARQRARHFLRVVGDLPKAWPTANREVRS from the coding sequence ATGGACCTGTCGATTATCATCGTAAACTGGAACACCAAGGCCCTATTGCGCGACTGCCTATGCACAGTCGAGCGGGGATTGGGACAATTGCACGCCGAGGTTCTCGTGGTCGACAATGCTTCGACAGACGGCTCGCCCCGGATGGTGAGGACCGAATTTCCATGGGTGCAGCTGATCGAAAGCAGCCGGAACATGGGCTTTGCGGGCGGCAACAACGCGGCACTGCGAAGCGCGAGCGGGCGCTATGTAATGCTGTTGAACACCGACACTTTGGTGCGTGGGACTGTCTTGGAAAACGCTGTTGCATGGATGGATGCACATCCCAACGCGGGCATCATGGGGCCGCGGGTTCTGAACGCCGACGGCAGCGTCCAGCCCTCGTGCAGTGCCTTTCCCAGCTTGCGAAACCTCGCAATGCAAACGGCGGGTCTGACGCGGTTTCGCCAATTTGACGGGTATCGGATGACGGGATGGGACCGGTGCCAAGAACGTCAGGTCGACGTGATTTCCGGGGCGGCGATGTTCGTGCGCAGGTCGGCAGTGCAAAACGTTGGCCTGTTGGACGAAGCGTTCTTCTTTTACGGCGAAGAAACCGATTGGTGCCGGCGGTTTCGGCACGAAGGTTGGGACGTGGTGTTTGCGCCCATTCCCGAGGTTACACATTTCGGAAACGGATCTGCCAACAAACTGAACCACCGGCGTGACGTGCTCATGACAGAGGGCACAACCCGGTTGCATCTGAAACATGGCGGCCTGGCGGCAGCCATGATTTGCTTTGTGATGCTGGCGGCACACAATGTCTCGCGCGCCGTCTTCTGGGCAGCGCTGGGGGTATTGGATAGGCCCGGAGCCCGTCAACGTGCCCGACACTTTTTGCGGGTGGTCGGCGATCTGCCGAAGGCGTGGCCAACAGCAAACCGGGAGGTACGTTCGTGA
- a CDS encoding glycosyltransferase family 4 protein, translated as MKILLIAPNIDATDVGEAFVAFKWANALSERVDLTVLAFQRPGRPDLATQLPKARVVTWAEPAWVRKHERLNAMLKPAWPYFARCVGHWLRSALNRGAHFDLAHQLMPQAARYASPLRRFAIPYLIGPLGGALETPAGFRSEAASAPVFTRLRQLDRLRFKYDPFLRDTYQRAACVLGVAPYVQDVLGDIPLQRFEPVLELGIDDVAPVHHRPIKTGHLRVLHVGRGVRTKGLRDTVRALGRLKEMPGITLTSAGDGEEINLCRAEAARLGVTDRVRFLGRIPRSEVEALYASHDVFCFPSFREPAGGVLYEAMRHGLPTVTANRGGPGWIIDDATGIRIPVKTPDMFAQDIAESLRTLAENPALRIQLGEGARRKVLHDGLWNNKADKLVALYGSVVHRPRVTGLPLKDSYAFPL; from the coding sequence GTGAAAATCCTGTTGATCGCGCCCAACATTGACGCAACCGACGTGGGCGAAGCATTCGTGGCTTTTAAATGGGCCAACGCATTGTCCGAACGAGTGGATCTGACGGTTCTGGCGTTCCAGCGTCCCGGACGACCGGATCTGGCCACGCAACTGCCCAAGGCACGGGTCGTGACCTGGGCTGAACCAGCCTGGGTCCGCAAGCACGAGCGGCTGAATGCCATGCTGAAACCGGCCTGGCCGTATTTTGCGCGCTGCGTTGGGCATTGGCTTCGATCAGCGTTGAACAGGGGCGCGCATTTTGATCTGGCACATCAATTGATGCCGCAGGCCGCGCGTTATGCATCACCGCTGCGTCGCTTTGCGATACCATACCTGATAGGTCCTCTCGGGGGGGCTTTGGAAACGCCTGCGGGCTTTCGATCCGAAGCTGCCAGCGCGCCAGTTTTTACCCGTTTACGACAGTTGGATCGACTGCGGTTCAAATATGACCCTTTCTTGCGTGATACCTATCAACGCGCGGCCTGTGTTCTGGGGGTGGCCCCGTATGTACAGGACGTTCTGGGGGATATTCCTTTACAACGATTTGAACCGGTTCTGGAACTGGGCATCGATGATGTTGCACCGGTTCATCATCGCCCTATAAAAACCGGGCATTTGCGCGTATTGCACGTTGGACGGGGGGTGCGGACCAAGGGCCTGCGCGACACGGTGCGGGCACTGGGGCGGCTCAAGGAAATGCCAGGCATCACGTTGACCAGCGCAGGGGATGGCGAAGAAATCAACCTTTGCCGTGCCGAGGCGGCGCGTTTGGGTGTTACAGACCGTGTGCGTTTTCTTGGCAGGATCCCGCGCAGTGAGGTTGAGGCGCTCTATGCCTCTCACGACGTTTTTTGTTTCCCTTCATTCCGCGAACCTGCCGGTGGCGTGCTGTATGAAGCCATGCGGCACGGTTTGCCCACCGTCACCGCAAATCGGGGCGGACCTGGGTGGATCATTGATGATGCGACGGGCATCCGAATTCCGGTGAAAACACCAGATATGTTCGCGCAGGACATCGCAGAATCGCTGCGTACTTTGGCAGAAAACCCCGCGCTTCGAATTCAGCTGGGCGAGGGTGCGCGCCGCAAGGTTCTGCACGACGGGCTGTGGAACAACAAGGCAGACAAGCTGGTCGCGCTCTATGGGTCGGTTGTGCATCGCCCAAGGGTCACAGGTCTACCACTTAAGGATAGCTACGCATTTCCTTTGTGA
- a CDS encoding UDP-N-acetylglucosamine--LPS N-acetylglucosamine transferase — MQRLAPAFSGAEIHYATTDASASEQVGGRNFHVFPDANKDTPVRLLLCALSLAWIVVRVRPDVIVSTGAAGGFLAIRIGRLLGARTMFIDSIANARSLSVSARLALNVADRVLSQWPGVASKAGAEYRGAVI; from the coding sequence ATGCAACGTTTGGCGCCAGCGTTTTCCGGGGCCGAGATCCATTATGCCACAACTGACGCGTCTGCGTCCGAGCAGGTTGGCGGGCGAAACTTCCATGTTTTTCCGGATGCCAACAAGGACACGCCGGTGCGCCTGCTTCTGTGTGCACTTTCACTGGCATGGATCGTTGTGCGTGTGCGCCCGGACGTGATCGTTTCAACGGGTGCTGCGGGTGGATTTCTCGCGATCAGGATCGGGCGACTTCTCGGTGCACGCACCATGTTTATCGACTCGATCGCGAATGCGCGCAGCCTGTCGGTTTCCGCGCGATTGGCCCTGAACGTTGCCGATCGTGTGCTGTCCCAATGGCCTGGCGTCGCGTCCAAGGCCGGGGCCGAGTATCGCGGCGCGGTCATCTGA